One part of the Blastocatellia bacterium genome encodes these proteins:
- a CDS encoding ECF-type sigma factor, which translates to MASGSHTITQLLLAWSDGDPAALEQLAPLVERELHRLAQRYLINERRSHSLQATELVTESR; encoded by the coding sequence ATGGCCTCAGGTTCTCATACGATTACCCAACTGCTGCTGGCATGGAGTGATGGCGATCCAGCGGCGCTGGAGCAGTTGGCCCCACTCGTCGAGCGCGAATTGCATCGCCTGGCGCAACGCTATCTGATCAACGAGCGGCGCAGCCATAGCCTGCAAGCCACCGAGCTGGTTACGGAAAGCCGTTGA
- a CDS encoding magnesium chelatase, with translation MPLPRTLGELKSSEYNEARVRRSSVKDEMRRNLIARLERNQPVFSGIIGYEDSVIPQIVNAILSRHNFILLGLRGQAKSRILRALANLLDEQMPAVAGCEINDNPYQPLCKACRLLIEEHGEQTPITFVPRGNRYVEKLATPDVTIADLIGDLDPIKAARGGHLLADELTIHYGLLPRANRGIFAINELPDLASKVQVGLFNIMQEGDVQIKGYPVRLPLDVLLVFSANPEDYTARGKIITPLKDRIGSEIVTHYPATVEEGMEITGQEAWTARDNSQVFVPEFIERAVEEIAFEARADQRVDRRSGVSQRLPISVIENVVSNAERRRLLAREARAVPRISDIYAALPAITGKLELEYEGEQKGGAAIARELVRAAVGKVFEAYCGHLDCSEVVAWFNGGGTLRVGDSDSTALCLKGFRTIDGLLEAAAESHLADSAQADSMVAVCELILEGLHAQKKISRSEERGYAAVKPEPRGYGYESFSRSRKIN, from the coding sequence ATGCCGTTGCCACGCACTCTCGGCGAGTTGAAATCATCCGAATATAACGAAGCGCGGGTGCGCCGCTCGTCAGTCAAAGACGAGATGCGCCGCAACCTGATCGCCCGGCTCGAACGCAATCAGCCGGTCTTTTCGGGCATCATCGGCTATGAAGATTCGGTCATCCCGCAGATCGTCAACGCCATTCTGTCGCGCCACAACTTCATCCTGCTCGGCCTGCGCGGTCAGGCCAAGAGCCGCATCTTGCGCGCGCTTGCCAACCTGCTCGATGAACAGATGCCGGCGGTCGCAGGCTGCGAGATCAACGACAACCCTTACCAGCCGCTGTGCAAGGCTTGCCGCCTGCTGATCGAAGAACACGGCGAGCAGACGCCCATCACCTTCGTGCCGCGCGGCAACCGCTACGTCGAAAAACTGGCGACGCCTGATGTCACCATTGCCGACCTGATCGGCGACCTCGATCCCATCAAGGCGGCGCGCGGCGGGCATCTTTTAGCCGACGAATTGACGATCCATTACGGCTTGCTGCCGCGCGCCAACCGCGGCATCTTTGCCATCAACGAACTGCCCGATCTGGCCAGCAAAGTGCAGGTCGGGTTGTTCAATATCATGCAGGAAGGCGACGTGCAGATTAAAGGCTACCCGGTGCGGCTGCCGCTCGATGTGCTGCTGGTCTTTTCGGCGAACCCCGAAGATTACACGGCGCGCGGCAAGATCATCACGCCGCTCAAAGACCGCATCGGCTCAGAGATCGTCACCCACTACCCGGCGACCGTCGAAGAGGGCATGGAGATTACCGGGCAGGAAGCCTGGACGGCGCGCGACAACAGCCAGGTCTTTGTGCCGGAGTTCATCGAGCGCGCCGTCGAAGAGATCGCCTTCGAGGCGCGCGCCGACCAGCGGGTTGACCGGCGCTCGGGGGTCAGCCAGCGGTTGCCGATCTCGGTCATTGAAAACGTCGTCTCGAACGCCGAGCGCCGCCGCCTGCTGGCGAGAGAGGCGCGCGCCGTGCCACGCATCAGCGACATCTACGCGGCGCTGCCGGCGATCACCGGCAAGCTCGAACTGGAGTACGAAGGCGAACAGAAGGGCGGCGCCGCCATTGCCCGCGAGCTGGTGCGCGCGGCGGTCGGCAAAGTCTTTGAAGCTTACTGCGGCCATCTCGATTGCTCGGAAGTTGTCGCCTGGTTCAACGGTGGCGGCACGCTACGCGTCGGCGACTCGGATAGCACGGCGCTCTGCCTGAAAGGCTTTCGGACGATTGACGGACTGCTGGAGGCCGCCGCCGAGTCGCACCTGGCCGACTCAGCGCAAGCTGACTCGATGGTCGCCGTCTGCGAATTGATCCTCGAAGGGCTGCATGCGCAAAAGAAGATCAGCCGCAGCGAAGAACGTGGCTACGCGGCAGTCAAACCGGAACCGCGCGGCTACGGCTACGAAAGCTTCAGCCGCTCGCGCAAAATCAATTAG
- a CDS encoding VWA domain-containing protein → MPFTKYSKWSGVDWQSLSLEDLLDRLSDFLLESGFNDPYFMYGNEGDDSLDALREAIMRALMDGLLSDEELEALSDEQGRINAEAMSELIDRLIERLIEEGYLNLREEPGEQPPPSGFSKQAGKTDKPVEQSVKFELRDKGLDFLGFKSLRDLLASLGKSSFGRHDTNHLATGVEASSASRPYEFGDTLNLDVNATLKSAIQREGLGVPLNLEYADLMVHQTEYQSSCATVLLLDCSHSMILYGEDRFTPAKRVALALTHLMRTQFPGDSLRVVLFHDSAEEIPLSQVARAQVGPYHTNTREGLRLARRILMSQRKDMRQIIMITDGKPSAMTLEDGRIYKNPMGLDPRILQETFREVAQCRRGGIMINTFMLADDYYLVDFVKKVTEICQGKAYFTTTMSLGQYILMDFLRRRTKHIH, encoded by the coding sequence ATGCCTTTTACGAAGTACAGCAAATGGAGCGGCGTTGATTGGCAGTCGTTGAGCCTTGAAGATTTGCTCGACCGGCTGAGCGATTTTCTGCTCGAAAGCGGTTTCAACGATCCCTATTTCATGTATGGCAACGAGGGCGATGATTCGCTCGACGCCTTGCGCGAAGCCATCATGCGCGCGCTCATGGATGGCCTGCTCTCCGACGAAGAGCTAGAGGCATTGAGCGACGAACAGGGGCGGATAAACGCCGAGGCGATGAGTGAGCTGATTGATCGCCTGATCGAGCGCTTGATCGAAGAAGGCTATCTCAACCTCCGTGAGGAGCCGGGCGAGCAGCCGCCACCGTCGGGCTTCAGCAAGCAAGCCGGCAAGACCGACAAGCCCGTCGAGCAGAGCGTCAAGTTCGAGCTGCGCGACAAGGGGCTGGACTTTCTCGGCTTCAAATCGCTGCGGGACCTGCTCGCCTCGCTCGGCAAGTCGTCATTCGGCAGGCATGACACCAACCATCTGGCGACCGGCGTTGAAGCAAGCAGCGCGTCGAGACCTTACGAGTTCGGCGACACGCTCAACCTCGACGTCAATGCAACGCTGAAGTCGGCGATTCAGCGCGAGGGCCTCGGCGTGCCGCTCAACCTTGAGTACGCCGATTTAATGGTGCATCAGACCGAGTACCAAAGCTCGTGCGCCACCGTGCTGCTGCTCGATTGCTCGCACTCGATGATTCTCTATGGCGAAGACCGCTTCACGCCGGCCAAGCGCGTGGCGCTGGCGCTGACCCACTTGATGCGCACGCAGTTTCCGGGCGATAGCCTTCGCGTCGTGCTGTTTCATGATTCCGCCGAAGAGATTCCGCTGTCGCAGGTGGCCCGCGCCCAGGTCGGCCCCTATCACACCAATACCCGCGAAGGCTTAAGGCTGGCGCGCCGCATTCTGATGTCGCAACGCAAAGACATGCGGCAGATCATCATGATTACGGACGGCAAGCCGTCGGCGATGACTCTGGAAGACGGGCGCATTTATAAAAACCCGATGGGGCTTGACCCGCGCATCCTACAAGAAACTTTCAGAGAAGTCGCGCAGTGCCGCCGCGGCGGCATCATGATCAACACCTTCATGCTGGCGGACGATTATTACCTGGTTGACTTTGTTAAAAAGGTAACGGAGATCTGCCAGGGCAAAGCCTACTTCACGACGACCATGTCGCTCGGCCAGTACATCCTGATGGACTTCCTGCGCCGCCGCACCAAACACATTCATTAA
- a CDS encoding PIN domain-containing protein: MIRIYLDYNGFQRGFDDPQHVRIQMEALACQEIFNRAAHGEVELVWSFMHQDESLQCPFPDRQLEAFRLASLCRVRIGPEEAIYNLAQSYIQQGAVSAKDAIHLACAIHTGAEVFLTWDDKLLKQAARLGLTMRVLNPVDFIRQRGE; the protein is encoded by the coding sequence ATGATAAGAATTTATCTCGACTATAATGGCTTTCAGCGAGGGTTCGACGATCCGCAGCATGTGCGCATTCAAATGGAGGCGCTCGCCTGTCAGGAAATCTTTAACCGCGCGGCCCACGGCGAAGTTGAGCTGGTCTGGTCTTTCATGCATCAGGATGAAAGCTTGCAGTGTCCTTTCCCTGACCGCCAGCTTGAGGCTTTTCGGCTCGCCAGCCTATGCCGGGTTCGTATCGGTCCGGAAGAAGCGATTTATAATCTGGCTCAGTCCTACATTCAACAGGGCGCCGTGTCTGCTAAAGATGCGATCCATCTGGCCTGCGCGATTCATACCGGCGCAGAGGTTTTCTTGACCTGGGATGATAAACTATTGAAGCAAGCCGCACGGCTAGGGTTAACGATGCGCGTTCTGAATCCGGTGGACTTCATCAGGCAGCGAGGAGAATGA
- a CDS encoding ABC transporter permease gives MKKTWAIIKREYVVRVRTRAFVISTIASPLLLLALALLPGLLATRGGGERHVVVLDQSGDEQLFPAIKNRLDTPGAGRDDAGDRGPRLTNYVLERRAVSPSDNIDEIIRNDYTAGGKKDEDKAYLILPAGLLDGTRPEYRSKNTSDFGLRSLESAINQAVIERKLDRAGLGGDKAKGITRRLELDTKKLTSEGGAQEDGGTGFVVAFVMLFFMYMTVLFYGLFVMRGVIEEKQSRIVEIVVSSVKPHEMMLGKLIGIGLVGLTQIGIWVTSVALLSTVGLSIFASRGVALPHLPPILLVYFVIYFVLGYFLYATLYALVGATVGSEEEAQQAQFPVTILIVIPMTIFTTVVANPNGPLAVTLSMIPFFAPTLMMLRIAVINPPLWQVLLSMAIMVVTILGAVWLAAKIYRVGILMYGKRPSLAELGRWLRYN, from the coding sequence ATGAAAAAAACCTGGGCCATCATCAAGCGCGAATACGTGGTGCGCGTCCGCACGCGCGCCTTTGTCATCAGCACGATTGCCAGCCCCTTGTTGTTGCTGGCGCTGGCGCTGTTGCCGGGCTTGCTGGCGACGCGCGGCGGCGGCGAGCGGCATGTCGTGGTGCTCGATCAGAGCGGCGATGAACAGCTCTTTCCCGCCATCAAGAATCGCCTCGACACGCCCGGCGCGGGCCGCGACGACGCGGGCGACCGCGGGCCACGGCTGACAAACTACGTGCTGGAGCGCCGCGCCGTCAGCCCGAGCGATAACATTGACGAGATCATCCGAAACGATTACACGGCGGGCGGCAAGAAGGACGAAGATAAAGCCTACTTGATTTTGCCCGCCGGCCTACTCGACGGGACGCGGCCCGAATACCGCTCGAAGAATACCAGCGATTTCGGCCTGCGCTCGTTGGAATCCGCCATCAACCAGGCGGTCATCGAGCGCAAGCTCGACCGCGCCGGCCTCGGCGGCGACAAGGCGAAGGGCATCACGCGGCGGCTCGAACTCGACACCAAGAAGCTGACCTCGGAAGGCGGCGCGCAAGAAGATGGCGGCACGGGCTTTGTTGTGGCCTTCGTCATGCTCTTCTTCATGTACATGACGGTGTTGTTCTACGGGCTGTTCGTGATGCGCGGGGTCATCGAAGAGAAACAATCGCGCATCGTCGAAATCGTCGTCTCGTCGGTGAAGCCACACGAGATGATGCTCGGCAAGCTGATCGGCATCGGCCTGGTCGGGCTGACGCAGATCGGCATCTGGGTCACGAGCGTCGCCTTGCTTTCGACCGTCGGCCTGTCGATCTTCGCCTCGCGCGGCGTGGCGCTGCCGCACCTGCCGCCTATCCTGCTCGTCTACTTCGTCATCTACTTCGTCCTCGGCTACTTCCTCTACGCGACGCTGTACGCGCTGGTCGGCGCCACCGTCGGCAGCGAAGAAGAAGCGCAGCAGGCGCAGTTCCCTGTAACGATCCTTATTGTCATTCCGATGACGATCTTCACGACCGTGGTCGCGAACCCGAATGGGCCGCTGGCGGTGACCTTATCGATGATTCCGTTCTTCGCGCCGACGCTGATGATGCTGCGCATCGCGGTGATCAACCCGCCGCTCTGGCAAGTGCTGTTGTCGATGGCGATCATGGTGGTGACGATCCTCGGCGCGGTATGGCTGGCGGCAAAGATTTATCGCGTCGGCATCCTGATGTATGGCAAGCGCCCGAGCCTGGCCGAGCTCGGCCGCTGGCTGCGCTACAACTGA
- a CDS encoding ATP-binding cassette domain-containing protein, which translates to MNVIELKDATKRFDEFVAVRDLSFAVRQGSVFGLLGPNGAGKTTSIRMIVNITAPDEGEVLVMGRHMNAELQSHIGYLPEERGLYKKMTVGDQLVFFGNIKGLDSRTAAQRADEWLARLELSAWKGKKPPDLSKGMQQKVQFITTVIHDPDILILDEPFSGLDPVSVGVLKAAILDLKKQGKTVIFSTHQMEQVEQMCDDICLINHATKVLGGGLKEVKRRYGRNTVILDYEGPDDFLTPDLVKRHNRNASYSEILLQDGADAQEILRRAVAAGVSIHRFELVEPSLNEIFIESVTGTQELASRRVEAEAL; encoded by the coding sequence ACCTATCGTTTGCGGTGCGCCAGGGCAGCGTCTTCGGGCTGCTTGGCCCGAACGGCGCCGGCAAGACGACTTCGATTCGCATGATCGTCAATATTACCGCGCCCGACGAAGGCGAAGTGCTGGTGATGGGCCGCCACATGAACGCCGAGCTGCAATCGCACATCGGCTACTTGCCGGAAGAGCGCGGCCTCTACAAGAAGATGACGGTCGGCGATCAACTGGTCTTCTTCGGCAACATCAAAGGACTCGACTCGCGCACCGCTGCGCAGCGCGCCGACGAATGGCTCGCCCGGCTGGAGCTGTCGGCGTGGAAGGGCAAGAAGCCGCCCGACCTCTCGAAAGGCATGCAGCAGAAAGTGCAGTTCATCACCACCGTCATTCACGATCCCGACATCCTGATTTTGGACGAGCCGTTTTCCGGCCTCGACCCGGTGAGCGTCGGCGTCCTCAAGGCGGCCATCCTCGATCTGAAGAAGCAAGGCAAAACCGTCATCTTCTCGACACACCAGATGGAACAGGTCGAGCAGATGTGCGATGACATCTGTCTGATTAACCACGCCACCAAGGTGCTCGGCGGCGGCCTGAAAGAAGTCAAGCGGCGCTATGGCCGCAACACCGTCATCCTCGACTACGAAGGGCCGGACGATTTTCTCACCCCCGATCTGGTTAAGCGCCACAACCGCAACGCCAGCTACAGCGAGATTCTCTTGCAGGATGGCGCCGACGCGCAGGAGATTCTGCGGCGGGCGGTCGCCGCAGGCGTCAGTATCCATCGCTTCGAGCTGGTCGAGCCGTCGCTCAACGAGATCTTCATCGAAAGCGTCACCGGCACTCAGGAACTGGCCAGCCGGCGCGTCGAGGCGGAGGCGCTATGA